CCAGCCCGAGCGTCCCACCGGCCGGAATCTCGAACGACACGCCTGCCACTGCCTGAATTTCGCCCACCCGCCGCCGCAGCACCGCGGACCTGAGCGGAAAGGATGTGTGCAGGTCCCGCACCGACAACAACATCTCCCGCGCGGAAGGCGAGCCGGGGTGCGAACCAGTGGGGGTGCTGAATTGCGGTTCAGCCGGCATGGAGGGCTCCTTCCGGGTGGTGGCAGGCGGCTTGGTGGGTGGCGGGGCGGGTGGGGAGGTGGGCCAGCTCGGGCTGAGTGGTGGTGCAGAGGGCGTCGGCGTACTGGCAGCGGGGGTTGAAGGAGCAGCCGGTTGGAAGAGCGAGCAGGTCGGGTGGAGCGCCTTGAATGGGAGTGAGGCGGTCGCGCGGACCGTCCAGGGCGGGGACCGACGCCATCAGCCCGGACGTGTACGGATGCGCGCTGTGTTCGTACACCTCACGCAACGGACCGGTCTCGACGACGCGACCGGCGTACATCAGGACCACCCGATCGGCGACGTCGGCGACCACGCCGAGGTCATGCGTGATCAGCACCAGCGACATGCCCTCCTCGGCCTGCAGCCGGGTCAGCAGGTCCATGATCTGCGCCTGGACCGTGACGTCGAGGGCGGTCGTCGGCTCGTCCGCGATCAGCAGTTTCGGCGCCAGCGCGAGCGCCATCGCGATCATCACCCGCTGCCGCATCCCGCCGGAGAACTGGTGCGGATAGTCGTCCAGCCGCTTCGACGCCGCTGGTATACCAACCCGTTTCATCAGCTCCAGCGCCTCCGCCCGGGCCTGCTTCCGGGACGCGCCGCGATGCCGGCGGAACATCTCGCCGATCTGCGTACCGACCCGGAACACCGGGTTCAGCGAGCTCAACGGGTCCTGGAATACCATCGCGATCTCCCGCCCGCGGAGGCTTTTCGCCGTCCCGGCGGCGAGCAGATCGCGCCCGTCGTACGAAACGCTGCCGCCCGTGACCCGGCCGGCCGGCTTCGGCACGATGCCCAGCAACGCCTGCGCGGTCACGCTCTTCCCGCTCCCGGACTCGCCGAGCAGCGCGACCGTCTCCCCGGCCGCGACGTCGAACGAGGCCCCGTCGACCGCGGTCACCACGCCACCGGAGGTCGCGAATTCGACCCGCAACTCCCGCACGCTCAGCAGCGGGTTCAGCACGCCGTCACCCATCACAGGCTCCTCAACCGCGGGTCGTACCGGTCCCGGAGCGCGTCACCGAGCACGCCGAGCGAGATCACCAGGAACGCCAGCGCGATCCCCGGAACGGTCGAGATCCACCACGCGTCGGCGAGGTAGTTGCGGCCGTTCGCGATCGTCACGCCCCAGCTCGGCGTACTCGCCGGGGTGCCGAGGCCGAGAAAGCTCAGCGACGCCTCGGCGAGGATCACGTGCCCGATCTCGACCGTCGCGACCACCAGCACCGGCGCGACACAGGCCGGCAGGACGCACCGGGTGATCAGCCGCCAGGTGCCGGCGCCGAGGGTCCGGGACGCGTCGACGAACTCCCGCCGCCGGGTCGCCAGCGCCTGCCCGCGCGCTACCCGGGCGAAGGTCACCCAGTTCGCGACCGCGAGCACGATCACCACGTTCACCACCGAGGGACCGAGCAGCGCGGCGATGAAGATCGCCAGCAGGATCGAGGGAAACGCCAGCTGGATGTCGGCGAGCCGCATCAGTACGCCGTCCAGCCAGCCGCCGAAGTACCCGGCGGCCAGTCCGATGGTGACGCCAATGGTTCCGGCGAGCAGCAGCGTCGCCAGCCCGACCGCGATCGAGATCCTTGCCCCCTGCAACATCTGGGCGAGCAGGTCCTGACCGACCTGGTCGGTGCCGAAGATCGCGAACGACCCGTCCGACAGCCGGCTGAACGGTGGTTTCAGCCGGTCGGCGGTCCGGGTGTCGACCGGGTTGTAGTGGACCAGCCACGGCCCGATCGCCGCGGCCACCACGTACCCGGCGATCACCGTGAACCCGAACCGGATTCGCGCCGACCCGGCCCGGTTACGCCGGCGCGCGGCCACCGGCGCCGGTACCGAAAGTTCGACAGTCACGTCAGTCACCCGCCAGACGGACCCGCGGGTCCAGGAAGCCGTACAGAAGGTCAACGAGCAGGTTGATGCCGACGAAGATCGTTGCCACCAGCAAGATCGACGCCTGGACCACGCCGTAGTCGCGGCGCCCGATCGAGTCGATCAGCAACCGGCCGACACCGGGCCAGGCGAACACCGTCTCCACGATCACGGTGCCGCCGAGCAGCGCACCGAGCTGCAGCCCGACCACGGTCACGATCGGGATCAGCGCGTTCCGCAACGCGTGCACGAGGATCACGATCCCCTCGCCGAGTCCCTTCGCCCGCGCGGTCTGCACGTACCCCTCGTGCACCACTTCGAGCAGGCCGCTCCGGGTCAGCCGGACCAGGATCGCCAGGAACGGCAGCGCGAGCGTGATCGTTGGCAGCACCAAGTGTGACCAGGTACCGGAACCCGCGCTGGGCAAGACTTTCAGGCCGCGCGCGAACACCAGGATCAGCACGATCCCCAGCCAGAACGACGGCGTCGACTGGCCCATCAGCGAGAACACCGAGATCGTCCGGTCGACCCAGGTGTGCGCCCGCAGCGCCGCGATCACGCCGAGCGGCAGACCGATCAGCAACGACAGCAGCAGCGCGGTCGACGCCAGCTGGATGGTGGCCGGAACCCGTTGCAGGACAAGGCTCATCGAGTCCGCGTTCAGCCGGAACGACTCGCCGAAGTCGAGGTGCACGACGTTCGCCAGGTACGTCGCGTACTGCTGGATCAGCGAGTGATCGAGCCCGAGCTGGGCGCGGAGCGCGGCGACCTGCGCCTGGTCCGCGTCCGGCCCGAGCATGATGTACGCCGGGTCGCCGGGCACCAGCCGCAGTACGACGAAGATGATCGTGACGGCGCCCCACAGCACGAACAGCGAGAAGAACAGCCGCCGGACAACGTACGCCCCCATCAGACGCCGCTCCGCAGTACCGAAACCACGCGCCGGAGCTCGTCGATCGAGCCGGGCTGGATCAGCTCCGCGCCGAGCGCGCCCGCGCAACTGCCGTCCCGCGCCCGCACCGGCACCGCGACCATCCGCGGCAACGACGCGACCGGCCGCGCGTTGTGCGCGAACCCGGACAGCCGAATCCGCTGCAGGGTGTCGAGCAGATCCGGCGTACCGCTGACCTGATCGACCGGAAGAGCAGAAAGGTACGCGCGACCGAGCGCACTGCGATGCAGCGAAACCGCGTGCCCCGGCCGAATTACCGGGGCGCCCGCGCCGTCGGCAACCGCGGTGATCTGGAGGACCGTGCCGGTGCTCTTCGGTAGTGGTTTGGCGAGGACGACCAGGCGGCCGAGGCGGTTGCCGAGGGCGGCGAGGGCGTGCTCGGAGCCGGGCCGGCGGTCGGTCGTCCGGCGCAGCGCGGACAGGCCGTCGCGCGCGGTGTAGCGGTGGTCGCCGACCCGGTCGGCCAGTCCGTGGGCGCAGAAGGTGGCCAGAATCCGGTGCACGGTGCTCTTGTGCAGACCCACCGTGACGGCCAGCTCGGTCACGCCGTACGCGCGGTCCTCGCGGTTCAGCTCAGCCAGGACGGTGAGCGCACGACTCAGCGACTGCATGGATGCCTCCCAGGGGAAAGGGGGAACCACCGTGAACGTTAACGGTAGCGTTAATGCACCGTAGAAGCGTGTTATTTACGTGTCAATAGACCAGCGTTGCTCAGGGCGAAACGACCCATTGACGGGCAATTCCCGTGAACGTTAACTTGACCGCACATCCACTTCCTGGGAGGCACTGCGTGACGACATCCGACGTGCGCGCCGCTCTGCTCGCCGCCGATCCGCGGCTGTCCAAGTTCTCGCCGCTGCCGCGCATCCTGGCGTTCGACGAGTTCGACAGCGGTACGCACGGCTGGACCGAGCTGCTCGGCAACTACAACGGTCGCGGCGACCTGAGCACGGTCGACGACCACATGCGCGACTTCCGGCCGCCGCAACTGTCGGCCTGCAACTTCTTCGACATCGGTACCCACGGCGCGCTCAGCGGCACGTACGCGCTCAAGCTCGCCACCCGCCCGTACAAGGGCCACACCGCGGTGGCGATCCGGCGGCTGACGATGAGCGGCCGCGGACTCGTCCAGCTGGAGACGTACTTCGCCTTCAAGTCCGAGGCAACGCTCGGCGGCGGCGCCGAACTGGACAACTTCGGCGACGTGCAGTGGGACGGCAACACCCATCCGTCCGAGGCGCAGTTCGGCGCGTTCACGGTCGCGACGGATCTCTGCGGCGACGGTGGGCTGCGGTACCACACGGTCGCGCGATACCAGAACACCGATCTGGACAACCACTTCACCCGGCAGTGGATCGCGCCGACCGTACCCGAACCGACGCCGCGGGAGCACTTCGAAGGCAAGGTGAAACTGCCGTACGCGGCCGACTTCACCGCGCCGAACCCGGAGGACTGGCAGGCGTTCGGTGAGCCGCAGGAGCTCTGCTACAACGAGGTCCCGACCAAGGTGAACTGGCACTACCTGCGCTGGCTGATCGACACCGACAAGCGCAAGAACGTCGAGCTGCAGGTCAACGACCGGGTGATGGACATGCGCGACGTGCCGGTCCCGCCGTACGAGGAACGCTACGAGACGCTCGAGAACCTGTTGAACTTCTACTTCTCGGTCCGCACCCACAGCTCCGTACGCAACTTCCTCTTCCTCGACTCCGTCCTCATCTCGGTTGATTGGTAGGCCCATGCGACAGTCCCTGACGGCGGTCCTGGAACGCGACACCACGTTCGGCACCGGCTTCGCCACCGAGCCGTACGAGGTTGCCTGGGCGAGTGAGGCACGCTGGTTCGTGCAGCACGTCGGCGGTACCGGTACGGCCACGTACGTCACCCAGGTCTCCCCCGACGGCATCACCTGGTGTGACCTCGACGAGCTGGAGCACGTCGCCGTACCGGGCAAACTGGTGAGCTGGCCGGCCACCGGGTTCGGCCACTGGCTGCGGCTGCGCGCTAAGGTCGAGGGCTCGGTCCAGGTCCGGATCCACCTGGCCGTGAAGGCATAGAGAAAGTAGGCGGGGGCGATGACTGAGGCACGGCGCGCGACGCTGCGGGACATCGCGTCCGCGCTCGGGCTGTCGGTGAACACCGTGTCCCGCGCGCTCGGCGACAAGGACAGTGTCAGCGCGCGGACCCGGGCCGCCGTGCAGGCCGAGGCGGCCCGGATCGGGTACGTCCCGAACACGCTGGCCCGGTCGCTCGTCCTCGGCTCCGCGATGACGCTCGGGCTGGTCATCACCAACCCGTCCAACCCGTTCTACGCGCAGCTGATCAGCAGCATCGAGCTTCGGGTCCGCGCCCAGGGGTACTCGTTGCTGCTGCTCGTCACCGACGAGAGCGCGGAGAACGAGCAGCGCGCCACCGAGGCATTGCTGCGCTCCGCGGTCGACGGCGCGGTGGTCGTCCCGGTGCAGGCCGAGTGGGACCACTGGCGCCGCGTCCGCGACACCGGTATCCCGCTGGTGTTCGTCAACCGTGACGTACCCGAGCTCGACTGCGACATGGTCGGGGTCGACTACGAACGCGGATCGTACGAGGCGACCAGCCACCTGGTCGCGGGCGGCGCGCGCCGGCTGCTCCTGCTCGAAGAGGACCTGCCGATCACCACCACCGCGGACCGGATCAGCGGCTTCCGGCGCGCGATGACCGACGCCGGGCTGGACGTCTCCGACGACCTGATCCGTACGGTCCCGACGCGGCGGTACGACTCGCTGGCACTGCCCTGGCAGCCGGAGGAGGCGTACCGGTTCGCGCAAACGCTCTTCACCGACGGGCATCCGGACGCGATCGTGACCGGCAACGACTACTTCGCCCTCGGGTTGCTCCGGGTCCTCGCCGAACGCGGCCTGACCGTACCCGACGACGTCGCGATCACCGGCTACGGCGACCACCCGTACGCGGCGTACCTGCAAACGCCCCTCACCACGGTCCGCCTCCCCGCGGCCGAGGTCGGCACCACCGCCGTCGACCTCCTCCTCCAACGCCTGAAGACCACCGTCGAGCGCCCCCGAAAGACCCTGATCCGGCCGGAGCTGGTGGTGCGTGCCTCAACGGGCGGACGCCCAACACTCACCAACCTCCAGGACCAGCCGAGTGCGACGCTCAGCTGAGCGGGGACTCGGCAGCTGGCGAGTGGTTGGTGAGTGGCGCAGGTTCGCCTACTCCTCCAGCCAGGCGCGCACCGACTCGTTGTGCTCCCCGAGGCGGGGTGGGGCCAGGTTGGTTTCGCGGGCGCCGGCGTGGGGGTTGTCGTCGAAGCGCAGCGGTGGGCCGGGGAGCTGGATCGTGCCGAGGGTCGGGTGCTCGACGTCGATCAACAGACCCTGGGAGCGCGTCTGCTCCCACTCGTACACCTGCTGGAAGTCGCGGACCTTCCCGGCCGGAATCCCCTGCTCCGCAAGGCGTTCCAGCCACACGTCAGCCGGGTACGCCGCGAACGCGCTTTCGATCGCCGTGGTCAAGGCGTCGCGATGCGCGACCCGCTGCGAGTTGACGGCGAACCGTTCGTCGTCCGGGTCGAGTCCGACGATCGGGGCGAACAGGCGCCACAGTCCTTCGCTGCCGACCGCCACCTGCACGATGTCGTCCTGAGTGCGATACAGCCCGTACGGCGCGATCTGCGCGTGATGGTTGCCGACCCGCACCGGCAGCTCGTGCGCGACCGTCCACTTCGTCCCGTGGAACGCGTGCACGCCGACGACCGAGGCGAGCAGGCTGGTGCGTACGACGCGGCCCTTGCCCGTGATCGATCGCTCGTGCAGCGCGGCGAGGGCACCGTACGCGCCGTACATGCCGGCCAGCAGGTCCGCGATCGGGGCACCGACCTTCGTCGGTTCGGACTCGCCGGTGATGCTCATCAGACCGCCCTCGCCCTGCGCGATCTGGTCGTACCCGGCTCGGCCGCCGTCGGGACCGTCGTGGCCGAAGCCGGTGATCGAGAGGATCACCAGGCCGGGGTTGAGCTCGTGCAGCCGCTGCACCGAGAAGCCGAGCCGGTCGAGTACACCGGGGCGGAAGTTCTCGATCAGGAGGTCGGCCTTGCGGACCAGCTTGGTCAGGAACTCCTTGCCGTCGGCGGACTTGAGGTCGGCGGTGACGGACTCCTTGTTGCGGTTCGCGGACAGGTAGTAGGTGGACTCGCCGTCGACGAACGGTGGACCCCAGCCACGGCTGTCGTCACCGCCGTTCGGCGTCTCGACCTTGATCACGCGGGCGCCGAGGTCCCCGAACATCATCGCCGCGTGTGGCCCCGCCAGGGCACGGGTCAGGTCCACGACCACGATGTCGGAGAGAAGGTTCTGCACGGGTCGAGCGTAGGCGAGGACGGGCCGGCCGGCCGTGACGCGACTCTCAGCCGGACACCTTGCGGGCGAGGGACGCGAGACGATGGGTCACGTCGCGGGGCCGTTCCTGCATCAGCATGTGGCCGGCGCCGGGGTAGATCCAGAGCCGGGCGGTGGGTAGTTCGGTGGCCAGCTGGTTGGCGTGGCGGGGCGGGAGCAGGCGGTCGCGGGTACCGTGCATGATCTCGACCGGGATCTCGTCCAGAGCCTTGAGGGCGTGACCTCGGTCGTGCTGGAGGATCGCCTCGAAGAACCCGCCGTACGAAGCGCCGGGCACGATCGCGAGATCCTCCAGGAACAACGCGACCTCAGCCGGATCAGCCTTCTTCCCGAACACGACCCGCCGCAACGCCGGCCCCTGCAACCGCGCGGCCGCCCGCCGGGCGGCGCCGGCCCGGCTCCCGATCCCGGCGCTACGACCGGAGCCACTCAGCCGCTCGCGCCGGGTGCCGGCCGCGCCGACGGCGGCGGCTTCAGCCGAGCGGGTGGTTTCGGTCAGGCGGGTGGTTCGGCGGTCGACTCGGGTGCCTACCAGGTTCATCACGCGGGGGGCGATGCGGGCGGCGGCGGGGTCCAGGCGTTTGGGGAGGCCGAGGGCGCCTTCGGCGATGTGGCCGGAGGAGGTGCTGACCAGGGCAGCCGCGCGAATCCGGTCGCCGAACAGCTCCGGCCGCTGATCGGCCAGCGCCATCAACGTCATCCCGCCCATCGAGTGCCCGGCGTACACCACCGGTCCGTCGCCGACGACCTCGTCCATAACCGTGACCAGGTCGTCAGCCAGTTGCTCGATCCGCATCGACCCGGCCGGCGCCGCTGCGGAGCGCCCGTGCCCGCGATGGTCGTACGTGACCACCCGCACCCCGTCCGCCCCGAGGATCTCCGGCAACCGCTCGACCTGGTTGTGCCACGAACGCGTCGAGCAGGTCCACCCGTGCACAAGCAGCACCGTCACCGGCGCATCCGCCCGCCCACTGACCTCAACGTTCAGCCGCACCCCATCAGCCGTCGTAACCCCAGACCGCTCCAGCTGCATGGTCACCTGGTCTCCCGTTCTGCCGGCGCTGTTCGTGTGTCTGTCGCCAGGTGGGCGGCTCGTAGTCGTCCGCCTCGGGCGCCGCGGCCGACCAGCCAGGCGATTCCGGCGACTTCAAGTAGTCCGACCACCGCGAGCAGCGCGTACCCGGCGTTCCACATCCATCGTGGCACGTCAGTACGTTCCTCGCGCCGCAGCACCTCCTGTTCGTTGATGAACGACACCGTCTGCCCATCCGACACCTGGACAGCCGGTTTCGCGATCGCTACGTCCTCCGGCGCGTACACCCAGGTCGCCACCAGATCGCGCTGCCCTTGGTGCAGCCGGATCATCGACTTCCACTTCCCGTACATCGGCAGCGCGTCCTTGGACCGGTAGGTGCCCTCGGCAACCTTCTCCATCGGGTGGTATACCAAACCACCACCCTGCCAAGCCAGCGCCTCGAACCAGCGCGCCCCATCGGCCGCGTCGCTCGGCGTCAGCGCGATCGTCACGTACGCCGTCGGCTGCGCTCCGGTCACGACCGGCTCCAGCGACACGGTCCCGGACACGCCAGGATGCGCCGACCGCGGTACGCAGAAGAACACCGTCGCCGCGACCGCCACCAAACCGATCGCGCCCAACTGATGCGTACGGCGAACCGCCACCGGCCGGATGTGTTTGATCCCGATCGGCCGCGCTTCTCCGGCCACTTCGGCGTACCGCGTCGCGAGCCAGGCACCGACCAGACCGGCACCGATTCCCGCGACGACGCCGTACCCGATCGCCGCCGGCAGCATCGACGACGGCCACGCGATCGGCATCCAGACCTGACTCCACGCGTACTCCGCGACCACGCCGACCGTCCCGATCAGGACCCCGGCGACCACGCCCAGCCGGAACCGATTCTTGTTGCCGAGGGCAAACGCCACCACCTCGACCAGGATCGCCTCGACGATCAGCAACGGGAAGTGCCCGACGAGTTGGCCCAACGGCTCGGCCACCGCCCAGGCGATCGCGCCGCGGATCACCAGGTACACGGCCAGCGCGCCGAACGTCGACCCCGGTCCGCGACGGGCACGCAGGATCGTGAACGCCATCGCGGCGCCGAAGACGATCAGGATCGGCTGCAGGATCAGCGGGAACTGCGGTACGCCGTAGTTGAACTCGGTGCTGAACAGGTCCCACGCGATCAGCAACGCCCCGACCGAAACGACCTCCTGCAACAGCCGGCGCTTGTTCGGCCAGACAGGACCTAACTGTTCGACCTCGGCGATTGCCAGCAGCCGGGCGAAGATCGAGAAGACCACGCCGCCGATCATCAGCAGGTGGGTCGGTCCCCAGAGCGTGACGTCCTCGCCGAACAACCGGTGCCAGACGTCGTCGAGCGGGAACCCGACCAGCGCGAACGTGCCGCAGACCGTCACCAGCGCGGCGCTGCACGGGATGCGCCAGCCTTTGGTGAGCCGGATCGTCCGGGCCGGGAGCGGCTTGCCGGCGAGTGCGATCGGCAGGACGCCGGACACGATCACGCCCAGGATGCCGAAGAAGATCGGGTAGTGCGCCGGCGTCCCGAACGGACCGGTGTCGCGGCCGCGGGCGATGTGTACGGCGATGTCCCACCAGACGCCGAACGCGCAAGCGAGCAGCGAAACCGCGTGCAGGTACGGAGTGAGCGCGGCCCATCGGGGGACTCCGTCCAGTCTCCCGATGGTGTCCGCGAACCTGCCTACCAGGGTGACGTGCCCGGTGCGTTCCCGCCACAACAGCACGGCTAGTGCGAGGTACAGCAGCGAGACCACGCCGGTGACGATCGCGATCTGGCCGAAGCTCGCCGTACCGGTGGTCGCCAGCGGGATCGCCATCGAGCCTCCTTGAATGCGCCATACATGATGTTACATGCATTATGTAACGAGGAGTCTGGAAGACTGTCAAGGGTGGAACACAAGCCGGACGAGGAGCTCACCGTCGACCAGCTCGCCGCCAAGGTGGGCATGACGGTCCGGAACGTACGGGCGTACGCCGGTCGCGGGCTGATCCCGCCGCCCCGGCTGGTCGGCCGCACCGGGTACTACGGGCAGGATCACGTGGCCCGGCTGACGCTGGTCCGCGAGCTGCTGGAGAAGGGCTACACGCTGGCCGCGGTCGAGCGGATGCTGGGCGAACTGCCCGACGGCGCGCTCGCGCTGGGCGTGTTCGAGACACTGGTGAACCCCTGGACGCCGGCCGAGCCTGAGGTACTGGACGAACGCCAGCTGGCCGAGCGGGCCGGCGTACCGCACGACCCGGCGGTGATCGCGCGGCTGGTCGAGCTGGGAATCGCCGAGCGGATCGACGCCGACCGGCTGCGGATCCCGAACCCGGACCTGCTCCGGACCGGCCTCGAGGTGATCAAGCTCGGCGTACCGCTGGACGCGATCCTGGAGATGCTCCCCCGGCTGTTCACGCAGGCGGACGCGGTCGCGAAGACGTACGTCGAACTGTTCCGCTCGACGGTCTGGCGCGACTTCACCAAGGCCGGGATGCCGGCCGACGGCTGGCCGGAGATCCAGCGCACGCTGGAGGGCATCATCCCGCTGGCCGGCCAGGCGCTGGTGGCCGCGTTCCGGGAGGCGATGGCGCGCGAGATCGAGCTGGTCGCGTACGAAGAGCTGGGCGTCGCGCCGGACGGGCTGCCCTCGACCGGCTAGGCACCGCCACTCGGGGTGGGTCAGGGGTTTCTGGGGTGGGAACTAGGTAATCCTCCGCATGCGTGAACCGGCCGGGATGCGTCAGCGTGTACTTGTCAGAACGGGCCACGAAGCAGGAGGACGACGATGCGACAGATCAGGATCCGTCGGCGGCCCCGCACCGCCACCCGCCGGCTGCAGACCGAAACCCTTGACCTTCGGACACCGTCCGGTCGACGGCTGCCGTTCTGAGCTTCAGCCAACAGGCTCACGGGGACGGGGTACGGGGCGAGGCCCGGCGGACCGCAGGGGTGTCTGCCGGGCCTCGAGCTTTGTCCGGATCGGGGCGCGTGACCCGGTCCGGCAGATCGCCGAGGTCGGCGTACTCGTCCTCGTCGTCGGGCAGGTTCGCCTCGTTCCGCCGCGCGATCCGGAGGAACGCGACGATCAGCGCGATCGGCCCCAGCACCATCGCGGCCTCCGGCACCCCACCCAGATGCAGCCCGATCACGACCCGGCCCCGATCACTGCCCTGCTCATGACGCTGCTCATGACGCTCATCACGACGCCGTCACCAGCGCGATCCCGCCGGCCGTGAACGCGATCATCGCGGCCAGCATCGGGTACTGCGCCCGCCGCAACCGCCGGCGCCGGAACAGCCCGGCAGCGCGATCGTGCGCGGACACGACCCCAAGTACGTGTCCGAGCACGATCGCGCCGATCTGGACCCCCGCGATCACCCCCGTGGTCAGGAACGCGTAGTCGATCCGCGCCCCGCTCGTCCCGAACAGATCCCAGCCACGCCCGAACGGATCGGTCGCGAGCAGCCACCCCGCCTGCCCCTGGAACATCGCGAACGAGAAGTAGTGCGCGACGGCGTACCCGATCGCGATCGGCACCAGCGAGTGCGCGAACGCCTTCGGCAACCCCACCGCGCCGGCCAGGAACAGGCCGGTGACAATCGCCACCGCCACGACCAGGCCGAGCGTGTACACGAGCAGGTGCTGCGCTTTGCCGAATTCGCCGGTCCGCTGCGTCCACACCGACCATCGGGAGATCCCGTCGAACGCGGTCGACCCGAGCAGCAGGCACAACAACCCGACGATCCCGGTCCGCCGCGGCATCGTGGCCAGCCCCGCGAGCGGATTGCGTACGCCGATCACACCATCACTTCCGCGACCGAGCGGCGACAGTCGCGCCAGCACCTCGGCGTACACCTCGAAGCTGTCACCGATGCCGAACCAGGCCGGCCCGAAAACGATGCCCGCGGCAACATTTATGATCGCGTACGCGGTGCCGGCGAGAGCGACGATGCGCGGATCGGAGCCCTCCGGGTACACCAGCTCCAGCCAGAGGAATGCCGCGAGACCGGCCACCGCCGGCCAGTACGCGATGCCGTCGGGCAGTCGCCGGTACGACGCACGCGGGATCAGCGCGGCGAGCGTACGCAACGGGTTGGCAATGCGCCAGATCGGCCCGCAGAGCAGTGAGAGCGGGATGATGCCGACCCAGATCCATACGTACAGCCAGGTCGGCGCCGGGTTTCTGGACGGATCGGGATCACCGAACCAGGCGGCGCCGAGCAGTACGCCGAGCGCCAGCACGCCCGCGACCTTCAGCGTGACGCGGGTCGCGGGGTGATCGACGACCTTCGTCAGCGCGCGCACCGGGCGGCCGGAGACGAGCTCGAACCTCGGCCGGGACCAGAACGCGCCGAGCGCGAAGAACGAGACCGCGACCGCGGCGCCGGCCGAGTACACGGCCAGCCAGGTCGGCACCGGCAGATCCCCGCGGCCGCCGATCCCGTGCAATGCCACCAGCTGGGGCAGCAGTTGGGGCAGCACGGGTCCTCCGATCAGCCGGGGCTATCCGACCGATCGAATGTAACACGCTCAATGTCACATAGCGACAGTCTCGTACTGACCCGGGTCGAACCGCCTGGTCAGCTGCCGGAACCGGAACGTGAACGACGGCCAGAGCGTGGTGTTGCGGCCCTGCGCGTCCAGGTACCAGCTCGTGCAGCCGCCGCGGGTCCAGATCGTGTTCCGCA
The genomic region above belongs to Kribbella solani and contains:
- the nikB gene encoding nickel ABC transporter permease translates to MGAYVVRRLFFSLFVLWGAVTIIFVVLRLVPGDPAYIMLGPDADQAQVAALRAQLGLDHSLIQQYATYLANVVHLDFGESFRLNADSMSLVLQRVPATIQLASTALLLSLLIGLPLGVIAALRAHTWVDRTISVFSLMGQSTPSFWLGIVLILVFARGLKVLPSAGSGTWSHLVLPTITLALPFLAILVRLTRSGLLEVVHEGYVQTARAKGLGEGIVILVHALRNALIPIVTVVGLQLGALLGGTVIVETVFAWPGVGRLLIDSIGRRDYGVVQASILLVATIFVGINLLVDLLYGFLDPRVRLAGD
- a CDS encoding ABC transporter permease subunit; its protein translation is MTVELSVPAPVAARRRNRAGSARIRFGFTVIAGYVVAAAIGPWLVHYNPVDTRTADRLKPPFSRLSDGSFAIFGTDQVGQDLLAQMLQGARISIAVGLATLLLAGTIGVTIGLAAGYFGGWLDGVLMRLADIQLAFPSILLAIFIAALLGPSVVNVVIVLAVANWVTFARVARGQALATRRREFVDASRTLGAGTWRLITRCVLPACVAPVLVVATVEIGHVILAEASLSFLGLGTPASTPSWGVTIANGRNYLADAWWISTVPGIALAFLVISLGVLGDALRDRYDPRLRSL
- a CDS encoding DUF6772 family protein, translated to MTTSDVRAALLAADPRLSKFSPLPRILAFDEFDSGTHGWTELLGNYNGRGDLSTVDDHMRDFRPPQLSACNFFDIGTHGALSGTYALKLATRPYKGHTAVAIRRLTMSGRGLVQLETYFAFKSEATLGGGAELDNFGDVQWDGNTHPSEAQFGAFTVATDLCGDGGLRYHTVARYQNTDLDNHFTRQWIAPTVPEPTPREHFEGKVKLPYAADFTAPNPEDWQAFGEPQELCYNEVPTKVNWHYLRWLIDTDKRKNVELQVNDRVMDMRDVPVPPYEERYETLENLLNFYFSVRTHSSVRNFLFLDSVLISVDW
- a CDS encoding ABC transporter ATP-binding protein, coding for MGDGVLNPLLSVRELRVEFATSGGVVTAVDGASFDVAAGETVALLGESGSGKSVTAQALLGIVPKPAGRVTGGSVSYDGRDLLAAGTAKSLRGREIAMVFQDPLSSLNPVFRVGTQIGEMFRRHRGASRKQARAEALELMKRVGIPAASKRLDDYPHQFSGGMRQRVMIAMALALAPKLLIADEPTTALDVTVQAQIMDLLTRLQAEEGMSLVLITHDLGVVADVADRVVLMYAGRVVETGPLREVYEHSAHPYTSGLMASVPALDGPRDRLTPIQGAPPDLLALPTGCSFNPRCQYADALCTTTQPELAHLPTRPATHQAACHHPEGALHAG
- a CDS encoding CoA transferase, whose translation is MQNLLSDIVVVDLTRALAGPHAAMMFGDLGARVIKVETPNGGDDSRGWGPPFVDGESTYYLSANRNKESVTADLKSADGKEFLTKLVRKADLLIENFRPGVLDRLGFSVQRLHELNPGLVILSITGFGHDGPDGGRAGYDQIAQGEGGLMSITGESEPTKVGAPIADLLAGMYGAYGALAALHERSITGKGRVVRTSLLASVVGVHAFHGTKWTVAHELPVRVGNHHAQIAPYGLYRTQDDIVQVAVGSEGLWRLFAPIVGLDPDDERFAVNSQRVAHRDALTTAIESAFAAYPADVWLERLAEQGIPAGKVRDFQQVYEWEQTRSQGLLIDVEHPTLGTIQLPGPPLRFDDNPHAGARETNLAPPRLGEHNESVRAWLEE
- a CDS encoding helix-turn-helix domain-containing protein, giving the protein MQSLSRALTVLAELNREDRAYGVTELAVTVGLHKSTVHRILATFCAHGLADRVGDHRYTARDGLSALRRTTDRRPGSEHALAALGNRLGRLVVLAKPLPKSTGTVLQITAVADGAGAPVIRPGHAVSLHRSALGRAYLSALPVDQVSGTPDLLDTLQRIRLSGFAHNARPVASLPRMVAVPVRARDGSCAGALGAELIQPGSIDELRRVVSVLRSGV
- a CDS encoding LacI family DNA-binding transcriptional regulator — its product is MTEARRATLRDIASALGLSVNTVSRALGDKDSVSARTRAAVQAEAARIGYVPNTLARSLVLGSAMTLGLVITNPSNPFYAQLISSIELRVRAQGYSLLLLVTDESAENEQRATEALLRSAVDGAVVVPVQAEWDHWRRVRDTGIPLVFVNRDVPELDCDMVGVDYERGSYEATSHLVAGGARRLLLLEEDLPITTTADRISGFRRAMTDAGLDVSDDLIRTVPTRRYDSLALPWQPEEAYRFAQTLFTDGHPDAIVTGNDYFALGLLRVLAERGLTVPDDVAITGYGDHPYAAYLQTPLTTVRLPAAEVGTTAVDLLLQRLKTTVERPRKTLIRPELVVRASTGGRPTLTNLQDQPSATLS